The following nucleotide sequence is from Gammaproteobacteria bacterium.
CTTAGCAGTATTGATGATGTTTCAAGTACAGGCGAAGCTACCAATGGCATCGAAGCCGTAGAAATGGTGCAATCTATTCGTCCTGATGTGGTATTGATGGATATTCGCATGCCTGGCATGGATGGCTTAGAAGCTGCACGTCATCTAACGGAGATGGATGAGCCACCAGCCATAATTTTTACAACAGCCTATAGCGAGCATGCATTAGAAGCATTTGATACTTCTGCTGTGGGTTATCTGGTTAAACCAGTTCGACAAGAAAAGCTGGAAACTTCGATCGCACGTGCCAGGAAACTTACCAAAGCACAGATCGCAACATTAAACCAAGAAACCGATAGCCAAGGTCGCAGTCACATTTGTGCGCGTATACGCGGAAATCTGGAACTCATCCCAGTTGATGAAATTCTTTATTTTCAGGCTGACCAAAAATACATCACGGTTCGGCACTTAGGTGGTGAAGTGTTAATTGAAGACGCTCTGAAAAATTTAGAAACTGAGTTTGAAGGCAGGCTGATTCGCATTCACCGAAATGCATTAGTCAGCACTAACTACATTAGCGGCATGGAAAAAAACCAAGATGGGCGTTTTGTAGTGACTTTCCGTGAGATTGAAGACCGTCTTGAAATAAGCCGCAGGCATGTTGCCGAAGTGCGTAAATTTCTTAAGACTAGATAACTCCGTATTACTTTTTATTCTCATCCCTTGTGTTCAAACCACAAGGGAACACCTACCTAATAGCCTGTGCACATAAGAATCGCTACCCGAAAAAGTGCATTGGCATTGTGGCAAGCAAAAGAAGTTTCTCGCTTATTAACTGAAGCACACGGTGAGAGCTTATCGATTGAATTGATTAAAATGACCACCACTGGTGATCAGCTTTTAGAAGAGTCGCTCGCTACCCAGGGTGGCAAAGGTTTATTCGTTAAAGAATTAGAACGTGGCTTGCTTGAAAGAAATGCAGACATCGCTGTGCATTCAATGAAAGATGTGCCGATTGAACTGCCGCCCACTCTACACTTACCGGTAATACTAGAACGTGCCAACCCATGTGACGCTTTTGTTTCCAATACGTATGATGATTTAGATGCGCTCCCAGATAAGGCTGTAGTCGGCACTTCTAGCTCCCGGCGCGCATGCCAAATTATGGCCGCTTACCCACATTTAGAAATTAAGTTATTGCGCGGCAATGTGAATACACGCTTAGCAAAATTAGATGATGGGCAATACGATGCAATAATTCTTGCCGTTGCTGGGCTACAACGTCTTGGATTTAATGACCGAATTCGTTCGCAACTTTCCACCGAAGTATCGCTTCCGGCGATTGGCCAAGGTGCCATAGGAATTGAATGTAGAGAAAATGATGTCGAAATAGAAGCTTTAATTGCGCCATTAAATCACGTGGAAACTAATCTATGTGTAACAGCAGAGCGCGCAATAAGCCAAAGTCTGGATGGCGGTTGCCAACTTCCTATCGCTGGGTTTGCCCAACTACATGACAATCAGCTGCATTTACGTTCATTAGTGGGTATGCCGGATGGCAGCAAACTTTGCCGCAGCGAAGCACAAGGAGCACTAACTGATCCTGTAGCGATTGGGCAGCGTGTAGCAACTGATTTACAAATTTTAGGAGCCGATGAGATCCTCGCAGCTTGTATATAGATGATTATTAGCTCTAACACAGGCCAGTTCCTCACAGCATATTTATAAAATATTTCGGGTAAGATAGTTTAGCTGCACTCTATTCAGCCGAGGATATTCAATACATGTCTGCAAAATCATCACTTGCTGAAAAAACCATCGTCGTTACACGGCCCTTAACACAAGCGCAGAACATTCTTGAATTATTAGAGCTTCGCCAAGCTACCGCTATACATTTCCCAGTAATAAGTATCAGCGTTTCCAAAAATGTTGATATCGCAAAACAATATTTTAAAAAGCTAACGGAATACCAAGTCATAATATTCATTAGCGCAAACTCTGTGCACTATGCCATGAGCACTGCCCAAGAATTGGGTATAGGTTTTAATAACTCTATGTTGGCAGCTGTAGGCCCAGCCACTAAGACAGCATTAGAAAAATATGGTTGCACAGTCGCTATCGTTCCTGAAACAGGCTTTACCAGCGAAGACTTACTGAACGATCCAGCTCTACATGATATCGCACAGCAAAAAATCTTAATTATACGTGGCGATGGTGGACGCGAACATTTGCGCCAAAGCCTTGAAGAAAGAGGCGCACTAGTTGACTATGCAGAAATGTATCGGCGACAGTTACCGAGTGAACGCAATAGTATCAATCTAACACAGCTTCCCAAACACGACACTGCAATACTTCTATACAGTGCAGAGTCTGCACAAAATTTATGGTCACTGTGCACCTTGGAAGAACAGCAATGGTTATCCAATATAGCCTTTATTGTAGGCAGCAAACGCATTGCTGAGGCTACAACTAGGGTAGGATTCGCAAATAATTCTATAATAGCGGAAAATCCTAGCGACGAAGCAATGCTGACAGCTTTAAGTACTTGGGCCCAAATGCTCCCGCATAGCTAGAACTACTATAATAAGTAAATACGAGAGACGAAAATGTCAGACAATAAGCAAACTTCTAATTCTGCCCAGCCAAATCTTGGCAAAAAATCAACCACACAATCAGCCGGTAGTGGTCGCTTTTTTATTGGCCTACTTTCCTTACTTGCACTGTTGCTCTCAGGCGCTGGTATCGCTCTAGGTTATAAAGCTTGGCTTGAACTCAATAAGCGCGTGGACCAAGCTGCAGTAGATCGACAATCTATTGCGCACGAAGTAGCCACAATTGATGAAAGTATAAAATTACAGAGTTTTAAAAAGCAGATTGAAAATAATGTTAGCTCGATCAATCAAACGGTAGAAGAGCTAACTAGCCAAATTGAAATTCAGGCTAAAGCCCAGAAAGACGTTGAATTAGCAGCCCAAGAGACACTACAACATGTTAATCGTAGTCAGCTTGGTTGGGGTCTAAAAGAGACCGAACATGTGTTGCGCATGGCTAATCACCGCTTACGTATAGAACGAGACGTGCCTGGCACCATCACTGCGCTAAAGGCAGCAAGCACAAGATTGCATGAACTAAATGATCCACGATTATTACCAGTGCGAGAATCTGTTTCTAAACAAGTTGGGAAATTAAAAAACTTCCCCTACCCTGACTGGGTGAGCATCAGTTTACAGATAGACAATATTTTAGCGGGCCTCAAGCAAAGCGTAATTAAAAACGCTAAAAATCAGCAACAGAAAAACTCTGCAGATAAAAAAGAAAAACCAAGTAATGAAAAACTCTCCGGCTGGGGGAAGTTAGTAGATGGAGTAAAAAATTCAATCAATGATTCAATTAAGGTTACTCGAGAAGAACAAAAACTAAAAATGTTTATTAGTGACCAAGAAGGTCAACAAGCCTACGAGTTCATGCGCATGAAATTATTAGGTGCAAAATATGCCGTCGCCAGTCGCGATGATGATGCATATCATCAAGAACTTGAAGCAGCATTGGCTTGGCTTGAGTCTACAGATACTCTGTATGAAAAAAGAGAAATGATTGAAGACTTAAGTGAGCTTAATGATATTAATTTGGAACCCCAGCTTCCTGATATCACTGAAACTAACACCTTACTTATTGAAACCATGGAAACAATTAATAATAGTTAATTAGGTACAGATAAATGATTCGCGCATTACTAGTCTTTCTTTTCTTTCTTATCGTTTTTACAGCAGCAGTATTTTTAGCCATGCAAGCCCCAGGCTTTGCTAGTTTTACTTATGGTGAAACTACATACGAATTACCACTTGTTGAATTCGTTATTGGTTTATTCATATTGTTTACTATCTTCTATATTGTGCTGCGGTTATTTGCATTAGTTTTTAGTGCGCCTAAGCGCATTCAGTCTGCAATGAATAGTCGCCGAAAGAAAAAGGCATTAGGCAGCACCCAACAAGGCCTAACCAAATTTACTCAAGGCGATTGGATGCAGTCTGAAAAACTATTATTAAGTGGTGCAGAACATTCCAATTCAGCAATGGTAAATTACATTTGGGCGGCACGTGCAGCACATAAGCGCGGTGATTTTGCCGAGCGCGATGCGCACCTTGCTGAAGCTAAAAAATGTAGCCCTGCCGATCACGCTGCATTGGACGTGCTGCGTGCAGAATTGTTACTCGATCAACACATGCCAGAGCAAGCATTAGCGAGCCTTAGCCAACATGAGGATGCAATTCGTTCTAATCCTAAAATTGCTTGTTTATTTGCCAATGCTTATGAGCAACTTGAAGACTGGGAAAAACTATCAGGCATTATCCCGCAATTAAAAAATAGTAAAAATATAGACCAACACACCTATAACCAAATAGAAAAACGAGCTATACAAGGTTTACTCAATAATAGTGAAAATACATCTAATATTGATGAGATAGGCACAAAGTACAAAGAAAATATTTCTACCGACAATGAATTGACACTACATTATGTAACCGCACTACGCCAACAAGGCAAACACGAGCTTGCAGAAAGTACCGCTAGCGATGCATTGACTGAGAATTGGTGCTCTAAACTAATTCGTGAGTACGGTCTAATAGAGGTCAAAGATCCTAGTCAAATACTAAATAAAGCAGAGCAATGGGTAGAGCAACATACTAATGATGAAAATCTCTATCTAACATTAGGGCGCATTTGTAATAAAGCCCAACTTTGGGGCAAAGCCAAAGCATATTTTGAATCAAGTTTAACGCGTAAACCTTTAGCCGAAACCTATGCTGAACTTGCTGCATTACATGAACAGCTTGACGAAATGGATGATGCACATCGTTGTGCAAAAAAAGGGCTCAAGCTAGCTACACGCAGCATATAGTTTTCTTAATATAATGAGATCAGAAATGATCTACTTAGCATTATGGATAATCTACTAGATTAACTTGAATAATTGCCTAGGCTTAAGTACTTTGGTCCCCTCAGTTTCCATTTCATGATAAGCCTGAAACCATAAGCTAAGAATGCTCATTCGTATACTCATTGCATCTGTGGTGCTATTTTCTTTATGGTTACTTTTATCGGGCCACTTTGGCGTCTTACTGCTTTCATTAGGTGTTCTCAGTTGCATATTTGTTGCTTGGGTGTCAGAAAAGTTAGGCTTATTCAGCAGTAATTATTCAACTTTAAAGCTCAATTTCAAATTGCCAAAATTTTTACCTTGGTTTTTTGTCGAAGTCGTTAAATCCAACCTTATTGTAAGTTTCAGGATTTTACACCCTAAGCTACCGATAGAACCTAATGTTATGACACTTGATGCTTCTCAGCATGGCGACCTGGCCACCGCAGTATATGCAAATTGCATTACGCTAACACCAGGCACCTACAGTTTAGATCTTGATTCAAATAGCATAGAAGTTCATTCGCTGACTATTGCACTCGCTGAAGATTTAAAATCTGGTGAAATGAGTAGAAGAATTTCAGCTTTAGAATCTAAACCTGCCACGGACTCAGTAAATTAAATAAATGTTCATTACTGCCACGATTGCGATTCTTGTAGTAATGTTAATAATTTTACTGCGCGCAGCTTTAGGGCCAACTGTTTTTGACCGAATTTTAGCAATCAATACATTTGGCACTGCAACCGTACTATTAATTGCCTTATTTGGATTCATAACGGGCAGGCCGGATTTTATGGATATCGCGTTGTTATATGCCTTGATAAACTTTATCTCAACCATCGCTGTACTAAAACTTTTCCGCTATGGAAATTTGGGCAAAACACCAAGCGAATAATTTATGCAAATAATCACTGCACTAGGATGGGTATTGCTAGCATTAGGAGGATTTTTTTGCCTCGTCGGTTCAATAGGACTAATACGCTTACCTGATTTTTATTCTAGAGTTCATGCTGCAAGTATTGTTGACAGCTTAGGCGCTATTCTAATTCTATTAGGCTTGATTACTCAGACTCAAGATCCCATCGTCATCATCAAGCTCATATTTATCTTATTTTTTATGATGCTAACAGGACCAACCGCTGTACATGCACTAGCGAGGGCAGCAAAACTCACAGATAAGGAAACCAAAATTGACAACCATTAATTAGGTTGCATCTGAAAGCACAATGGATATCCAAACCATCATCAATATTTCTTTGCTGACACTATTAGCCCTGACTGCGGTTATTTTACTTCGTCTACATAATTTACTAGCCGCAGTACTATTAAGCGGTATATATAGTTTATTATCTGCTGGATTATTTGTAAGTCTCGATGCAGTAGATGTTGCATTTACTGAGGCTGCCGTAGGTGCAGGCCTCACTACAGTTTTATTACTGGGTGCAATTGCAGTAACGGGCAGAGAGCAATCAATAACTCGTCACAGCAAGTTACTACCCATAGCTGTAGCCACCATAACCGCTGCAGCATTAATTTATGCCACATTAGACATGCCTAAATTTGCTGATCCTAATGCGCCCATTCACACGCATGTCGCACCACGTTATATAGAAAAAAGTGGTGAAGAAATTGGTATCCCGAATATAGTTACCTCTGTACTCGCAAGCTATCGAGGCTACGACACATTGGGAGAGGTTACTGTAGTGTTTACTGCTGCCATTGGGGTGATGTTATTACTCGGCGGTTCGCGTAAACCAAAAAACCAAAGCATTAAAAAAACTAGAGAGTAATGAGCAAAAAAAGAAGTCTTATTTTGCGTGAGGCGTGCAACCTAGTTGTACCAGCAGTTTTATTGTATGCCTTTTATGTGCAATTCCATGGTGACTACGGTCCAGGCGGAGGCTTTCAAGCCGGTGTAATTTTTGCTGCGGCCGTTATACTTTATGCGCTTGTATACGGAAGAGATAAGACACAGAGAATATTTCCAACAAGTGTAGTGCGCTATTTTGTATCTATCGGTTTACTTCTTTATGCGGGAGTTGGAGTTGCTACTTTGTTTATGGGCGGAAACTACCTTGACTATAACGTTCTAGCTCATGACCCAATACATGGCCAACATCTTGGCATCTTTCTCATTGAATTAGGTGTAGGTATTACAGTTGCTGCCGTGATGATTATGATCTTTTATATGCTAGATGAGTACACAGAATAAATCATGTTTGCAGATTATTATAATTACTGGGTAGCTATAATTTTGATGATGTTGGGTTTTTATATTGTCATTGCAGATGCTAATTTAATAAAAAAAATAATTGGTCTAACCATTTTCCAAACCTCTGTTTTCATTTTGTTTATCTCAATGAGCAAAGTAGAGGGTGGAACAGCTCCCATTTTAGAAGAAGGTATAACAACGTACAGCAACCCTCTTCCACATGTGCTAATTTTGACCGCAATTGTTGTTGGGGTTGCCACAACCGCTCTAGGGCTTGCAATCATTGCGCGTATTCATCGTGAATATGGCACGATCGATGAAAATATTATTCATGAGCAAGATGAAAAAGAATATGATGATGAGGCTTCATCCTAGTGCTAAGCCAACATCTTGCCGTTTTACAAGTTGTAGTACCATTAATTGCAGCGCCCTTATGCGCATTACTTCCCTTAGCACGCCCGGGTAATAAATTAAGCAACTATGTTGCTTGGGTGTTTACAACGTTTGCAAGCATTACAACTTTTATTATCGCCATACTACTTGCAAAAGAAGTGTCGCAACATGGCGTTATTAGTTATCAGCTTGGAGGGTGGGCGCCTCCGTGGGGTATTGAATACCGAATTGATCATTTAAGCACCTATGTTCTTCTGATCGTATCTGGAATTGCTAGTATCACCATGCTTGCAGCACGCAAGAGCATTGAACAAGAAGTAGCTCATGAAAAAATTAGTCTGTTCTATGCCGCTTTTTTACTTTGCTTAACGGGCTTACTCGGCATCGTTGCAACCGGTGATGCCTTTAACATTTTTGTATTCTTAGAAATTAGCTCACTATCTTCATATGTTTTAATAGCTCTAGGAAGTAATCGTAAGGCCCTAACCGCTTCATATCAGTACTTAATCATGGGAACGATTGGTGCAACGTTTATTTTAATTGGTGTCGGTCTGCTTTATATGCTTACAGGAACATTAAATATTGTTGATCTACAACAAAGAGTTCCCGACTTACTCGACTCAAGAGCACTTCATGCAGCATTTGCGTTTTTTACCGTAGGGATCTCACTAAAGTTAGCGCTGCTACCGTTACATTTATGGTTGCCCAATGCCTACGCATACGCGCCTTCCATGATTACAGTATTCCTATCCGCAACAGCCACCAAAGTTTCGCTCTATGTGTTGTTTAGATTCTTCTTTGGTTTGTTCTCTAACGAAATTACATTTGAGGAATTTAAACTAGATAAAATATTGCTACCCCTTTCTATACTAGCAATTCTAATTGCATCATCTGTAGCCATCTTCCAAGAAAACATTAAAAGAATGCTGGCTTATTCTAGTGTTGCCCAAATAGGCTACATGACACTTGGTATTAGCTTAGCAACGAAGAGTGGCAGCATTGCTGGTATGTTACATATGTTTAATCATGCCATTATTAAAGGCGGACTATTTTTAGCTATGGCATGTATTGTTTTACGCACAGGCTCAGTGCAATTATCAAACTTCGCAGGACTAGGGAAACGTATGCCATGGACCATGGCAGCTGTCTTGCTTTTAGGGCTTGGACTAATAGGAGTTCCTTTCACCGCAGGATTTATTAGTAAGTGGTACTTATTAATAGCTGCACTTGAGCAAGAACGCTGGTTTGTGGCTATAGTAATAGTGGGTGGATCATTACTTGCAGTTATATATATATGGAAAATTATAGAGTATGCATACTTAAAGAGCCCAATAAAACAGTCAAATAAAAATCCTACTGAGTCTATTGAAGCTCCATTACAAATGCTCATTCCTCTATGGATATTAGTTGCGGCTAGCTTCTATTTTGGACTCAATACTTCATTCAGTTACGGGTTTGCAGAAACCGCAATTAATTATTTATTCCTATAGTCAATGACTGTTCTTCTACAACAATTTGAATTAGCCATTGTAATTCCGCTCCTTGCAGGTTTATTGGTTTTATTATTTCGAAATCATGCATCTCTACGAGAAGCTTCATCACTGCTCGCGGCGGTACTTTTATTTATTTTTACTGCACAACTAATAGGCAGCGAGCAGCAAAATATAACGCATACACTGCTTACTATTACCCCTGGCCTGTCACTATCATTTCATATTGAGCCATTAGGGCTAACGTTTGCACTGTTGGCATCAAGCTTATGGATTATTACCACGGTTTATTCGATCGGGTATATGCGGGGCAATAAGGAAAAAAACCAAACACGGTTTTATCTATTCTTTGCACTATCCATCGCCGCGACCATGGGAATAGCTTTTGCGGCCAATTTAGCTACGTTGTTTATATTTTACGAAGCATTGACCTTGTGTACTTTCCCATTAGTTGCACACAAACAAAATGCCGATGCTCAATCTGGTGGGCGCACCTACTTAGGCATTCTGCTCGGCACTTCAATTGTATTTTTCTTAACCGCGATCGTAATCACCTGGTTACAGGCAGGGACCTTAAACTTTATACCTGGGGGTATCTTAGAAGGAAACATAGATAAAACCGGCGCTATTATCTTATTCACTTTGTTTATGTTTGGAGTAGGTAAAGCTGCTCTAATGCCTTTCCATCGTTGGCTACCAGCAGCCATGGCCGCTCCAACACCTGTAAGCGCATTGTTACACGCAGTAGCAGTTGTAAAAGCAGGAGTATTCTCTGTACTAAAAATCACTATTTATATTTTTGGAATTGATTTCGTTTCAACCCAAAATGCATCTGATTGGATCTTATGGATTGCTGTTGCCACGATGCTGATCTCTTCCATCATTGCGCTGAGCAAAGATAACTTTAAAGCACGACTCGCATACTCAACCATCAGCCAATTGTCTTATATAGTGATCGGCGCTGCTTTAGCGAGTCCATTAGCAGCATTAGGTGGAGCCATGCATATTGTTACCCATGCATTTGGCAAGATCACTTTATTCTTTTGTGCTGGGGCGATATATACCGCAACAAAATTTACTCAAATCAGTCAGCTAGATGGTTTAGGTAGGCAAATGCCTTTTACTTTTTCCGCCTATTTGATAGCTGCGATTAGCATTATTGGATTGCCGCCACTAGTGGGCAGCTGGAGCAAGTGGTTTTTAATCGAAGGCAGCATCAGTACAGAAAATTATATTGTATTAATTGCATTCGGTTTGAGTACGTTACTAAATTGCGCGTACTTACTACCCATAGCACTTCGTGCATTTTTCAAAACTCCTAGTACAGAAATAGCTAACTGGACGCCAGGCATAAAAGAAGCGCCCTTAGCTTGTGTCGCGCCATTATGCTTGACTGCTTTAGCAACATTGATCATGTTCTTTTTCATACAACCCATTTATGAATTTTTAGCTCCAGTGTTCATTCAATGAAACCTAACGATAAAAAATATTGGCTAGACAAATCTAGCAATGTAAACAAGCTAGTTTATTTGCTCTACGCAGCTTGCGCAGCACTCCTTATCGTTGAATCCTACTATTTTATATTTGGGCACAAACACGGCCATTTTGAATTTGAACAATGGTTTGGTTTTTATGCTTGGTTTGGGTTTATCGCTTATATCAGTATTGTTATGAGTGCAAAGTTGTTCAGAAGGTTCATTAAACGCAAAGAGAATTACTATGACTAGTGCTCTTTTACACCCTGCGTTTATTTTAATCCTAGGTGGTTTGCTACAAATAGCCCTACCCGCACAATTACGTAGATTCTTCCTGCTAGCACTTCCTGTTCTAGCAGCATTTTCTTTACTAAGTATAGAGCCCGGACATTACGGAAACATACAGTTATTTAACTATGAATTAACGTTGCTACGGCTAGATAATTTAAGTTTTATATTTGCGCTTATTTTCCATATTGCATTGTTTATTGTCGCGCTGTACGCCTGGCAAGAAAAAGATACCTTGCAACTGGCAAGTATGTTTGTTTACGCGGGAGGCGCAATTGGCGCGGTATTAGCAGGTGATCTACTCACATTATTTATCTTTTGGGAAGTTACTGCGGTTTCATCGGCATTATTAATATGGGCCAATAGAACCACAGGTGCAATGCGCGCAGGACAGCGATATTTTATTATCCATGTAGGGTCAGGTTTATTCTTACTGGCTGGCAGTATCCTGCACTATCAAACTACAGGTTCACTGGCGTTTGATCATATCGGAATCGATAGCCTTGCAGGTTGGCTTATCTTGATTGCCTTTGCTATCAAATGCGCATTTCCTTTACTGCATAATTGGTTACAAGATTCTTATCCCGAAGCTAGTGTGGTCGGCACCGTTGCACTGTCTGTATTCACCACAAAGTTAGCGATATATGCATTAGCGCGAGGTTATCCAGGCACAGAAATGTTGGTTTGGATCGGCGCTATCATGACGGCTTTCCCGATCTTTTTTGCAGTGATTGAAAATGATTTGCGTCGCGTGCTTTCATACAGCTTAAACAACCAGCTTGGTTTCATGGTGGTGGGCATTGGTATCGGAACCGAGATGGCTTTAAATGGTACCGCTGCCCACGCCTTTGCACACATTTTATATAAAGCATTATTGTTCATGAGCATGGGCGCTGTATTGCATCGCGTGGGCACTACCAAGGCCTCAGAGTTAGGCGGTTTATATAAATCTATGCCATGGACCGCAGGGTTTTGCATTATCGGCGCCATGTCGATTTCAGCTTTCCCTCTGTTAAGCGGTTTTGTTTCTAAAGCGATGATTCTTACTGCAGTTGCGGATGAAGGCTATTGGTTTATTTGGTTAGTTTTGCTATTTGCATCTGCCGGAGTATTGGATCACTCTGGAATCAAAGTGCCCTTCTTTAGCTTCTTTGCACATGATAGTGGCAAACGTTGTGCAGAGGCGCCGATGAATATGTTGTTGGCCATGGGTATTGCTGCTTTCTTATGTATCGCAATTGGTGTTTATCCAACTTTCTTATATAACTTGTTGCCACATGAAGTTAATTTCATTCCATACACCAGTTCTCACGTCATTACACAACTACAATTACTTTTATTTTCTGCTTTAGCGTTTGCGGTGTTGTATCGAAATAATGTTTATCCAGCAGAAATTCGCGCGACCAATTTAGATTTTGACTGGTTTTACCGTAAACCAGGCGCCTATCTAGCAAGAGGCATAGGGAATTTAATTGCGGCAGGAGAAATAGGAGTTTTATCTAGCTTGAAAAAAATACTATTCTTGGTAGGTACTCGCTTACATCGCCACCATGGACCCCAAGGAATCCTTTCAAGAAGCTGGCCAACCGGCAGTATGGTGATGTGGATTGCATTTTTACTAGGCGCATACCTCATCTTTTACTATATTTATTAAAACTTCTTCACAAGATAATTTAAATTCAATTAGTGAAAGGTTTTCTTCTCTTCATCCTGCTCATCTAAGCTCTCTTCATCTGCGGGAATAAGCGCTGGCCTAAGCTCTGGTGAAGCATGATGTAAAATCATACGCCAACTGTTACTGCTTTTGCGATACACATTAGTAGCAATAATTTCCGACTGAAGCTCGCCGTCCATGTAAATCGATTCAATAACGTGATGCATGGCAATATCATTCTCCATCAATACTCTTTTTTGATTGATCTCAAACTTAATCCCATTCTCGTGGCTAAAAATTTGCTCCCAGCTCTCAACTATATTATTTATTCCCTCTAAACGATTCCCGCCGGGATGAATACAAGTAATATCTTCATCCTCTGCCCAAACGGACATCATCAACTCTAGGTCTTCTTGTTGAAATGCAGCATAAAATGCTTTTTCTGCTTCTTCTGAGGTCAAGAAAAGTTTCTTTTCTTCCATGGTAACTTAGATGTTCGATTGTTAGAGTCTTACAATGATGAGCTCAGCAAAACATATATAGCGACATGTCTCAAGAAGAATTAATTATTGCTACTGTAGATGAAATAGCAGATCCAGGCAGCAAAGGTCTAAGCATTAACCAAGAAGGTACAAAACTTGAGCTATTTATCGTCAAAAAAGATGCCAAAATTGTTGTATACCAGAACTCATGTCCGCATACACAAGGCCCTCTCGATTGGACGGCCGATCAGTTTTTAGATATGGATAGTAATTACATTATGTGTGCCAATCATGGTGCATTATTTGAAATTAACACTGGACTATGTGTCTATGGGCCGTGCAAGGCAGAAAGTCTTAAAACACTACCTTTCATGATAAAGGATGGCGATATCTATCTAACTTTGCAAACCTAATCCTTAAAAGGCTTCAATTTTATATACATACATATTCCACTTAAGCTCAAGCTTGCTACAATATCAGCCAGTTAAAAACATTAATAATAAGTACGAGTTTTACTGCTATGACACTAAATACAATTATTTCATTACTCTGCGCGCTAATTAGCTGGGCTCTAGCGATTTTTTTAGGCACTCAATTATTATCGGGCACTTTCGATGGACGCAGCTGCCAAACCTCCTGTGTAAATATTGTGTTTTGGGTATCGTTAGCAATAGCTGTGCTTGGACTTATCTTCAGTGTAGGTGGAATTTCAATTGGCAAATCGAATTGGATCAAAACTCTATCATTATTGGCCTTGGTTGGCTTGGTTGGAATTTACGTTACCACTATGTTGATTGGAAATTTTGATATCCTTTAACCTGGGATACTTAAATCCTTTTAGCATAAATTTATTTCTTTCAATTTATTAGGAGTTATACATGCCTGCAAAATTTGAGTTATATAAAGACAAGAAAGGCGAATTTAGATTTAGATTAAAATCCAGTAATGGTGAAAACATCTTAGCCAGCGAAGGTTACAAAGCTAAAACCAGCGCTAAAAATGGAATTGAATCTGTTAAAAAGAATGCACGTGACCTTAAGCGCTTTGAA
It contains:
- a CDS encoding cation transporter, with amino-acid sequence MLIRILIASVVLFSLWLLLSGHFGVLLLSLGVLSCIFVAWVSEKLGLFSSNYSTLKLNFKLPKFLPWFFVEVVKSNLIVSFRILHPKLPIEPNVMTLDASQHGDLATAVYANCITLTPGTYSLDLDSNSIEVHSLTIALAEDLKSGEMSRRISALESKPATDSVN
- a CDS encoding response regulator encodes the protein MKILIVDDEAPARDRLAHMLSSIDDVSSTGEATNGIEAVEMVQSIRPDVVLMDIRMPGMDGLEAARHLTEMDEPPAIIFTTAYSEHALEAFDTSAVGYLVKPVRQEKLETSIARARKLTKAQIATLNQETDSQGRSHICARIRGNLELIPVDEILYFQADQKYITVRHLGGEVLIEDALKNLETEFEGRLIRIHRNALVSTNYISGMEKNQDGRFVVTFREIEDRLEISRRHVAEVRKFLKTR
- the hemC gene encoding hydroxymethylbilane synthase, whose translation is MHIRIATRKSALALWQAKEVSRLLTEAHGESLSIELIKMTTTGDQLLEESLATQGGKGLFVKELERGLLERNADIAVHSMKDVPIELPPTLHLPVILERANPCDAFVSNTYDDLDALPDKAVVGTSSSRRACQIMAAYPHLEIKLLRGNVNTRLAKLDDGQYDAIILAVAGLQRLGFNDRIRSQLSTEVSLPAIGQGAIGIECRENDVEIEALIAPLNHVETNLCVTAERAISQSLDGGCQLPIAGFAQLHDNQLHLRSLVGMPDGSKLCRSEAQGALTDPVAIGQRVATDLQILGADEILAACI
- a CDS encoding Na(+)/H(+) antiporter subunit B, with product MSKKRSLILREACNLVVPAVLLYAFYVQFHGDYGPGGGFQAGVIFAAAVILYALVYGRDKTQRIFPTSVVRYFVSIGLLLYAGVGVATLFMGGNYLDYNVLAHDPIHGQHLGIFLIELGVGITVAAVMIMIFYMLDEYTE
- a CDS encoding Na+/H+ antiporter subunit C codes for the protein MFADYYNYWVAIILMMLGFYIVIADANLIKKIIGLTIFQTSVFILFISMSKVEGGTAPILEEGITTYSNPLPHVLILTAIVVGVATTALGLAIIARIHREYGTIDENIIHEQDEKEYDDEASS
- a CDS encoding sodium:proton antiporter, which codes for MQIITALGWVLLALGGFFCLVGSIGLIRLPDFYSRVHAASIVDSLGAILILLGLITQTQDPIVIIKLIFILFFMMLTGPTAVHALARAAKLTDKETKIDNH
- a CDS encoding DUF4040 domain-containing protein, with amino-acid sequence MDIQTIINISLLTLLALTAVILLRLHNLLAAVLLSGIYSLLSAGLFVSLDAVDVAFTEAAVGAGLTTVLLLGAIAVTGREQSITRHSKLLPIAVATITAAALIYATLDMPKFADPNAPIHTHVAPRYIEKSGEEIGIPNIVTSVLASYRGYDTLGEVTVVFTAAIGVMLLLGGSRKPKNQSIKKTRE